In the genome of Anomalospiza imberbis isolate Cuckoo-Finch-1a 21T00152 chromosome 29, ASM3175350v1, whole genome shotgun sequence, one region contains:
- the RPRD2 gene encoding regulation of nuclear pre-mRNA domain-containing protein 2 isoform X1 produces MAAGGGGGGRASSSSSSSSAAAASSAAGALEASLDRKLQAVTNTMESIQGLSSWCLENKRHHSTIVYHWMKWLRRSAFPHRLNLFYLANDVIQNCKRKNAIVFRDTFAEVLPEAASLVKDPSVSKSIERIFKIWEDRNVYPEETILALKEALSTTFKTQKQLKESLNKPNKPWKKSQTSTNPKAALKSKIVAEFRPQSLIDELLLYKRSEDQIELKEKQLSTMRVDVCSTETLKCLKDKTGGKKFSKEFEEASSKLEEFVNGLDKQVKNGPSLTEALENAGIFYEAQYKEVKVVANAYKTFANRVSNLKKKLDQLKATLPDPEESPVPSPSMDAPSPTGSESPFQGMGEENSTRSPAAGGRKMVSPEPATDNRDVEDMELSDVEDDTSKIIVEERKDKQAAPAPAPAKTESVPKAVPSAAAAATASGTVATPAPAPPTPPAPKVVTTAPIPLAPALALPNLANVDLAKISSILSSLTSVMKSTGVSPASRPSPGTPTSPSALTTGLKTPVLGTPSAPSNPLANILSKVEITPESILSALSKTQTQTAPALQGLSSLLQSVAGNTVQSGEPASQSTSASPANTTVPCMKGRNVPSNPQSFIAKSFGYSPNSTTAEVSSTSVNKAPVGHTPALSSSGFKPPTNSLGFSSSHPTSPSSLLPTETSLAQSSEIPKAKLESEPPSPSLEMKIHNFLKGNPGFSGLNLNIPILSSLGSSMATESHTSDFQRGPASTSLDNVDGTPVRDERSGTPTQDEMMDKPTSSNVDTISLLSKIMSPGSSTPSSTRSPLQGRDDGYSQELPSSVHGYRPFGLGRESPASLYKPPVDSREMPSSLMDSSQEKFYPDTSFQEDEDYRDFDYSGPPPSAMLNLEKKPVKSILKSSKLPDSAEYQPVLSSYGQRSQEFGVKPSFPPAMRSILDQSESCDPLASSPGMFGSYGRRGKDSASDGSPSPSKNDVFFTPDSNHSALPKPGLPQKQYSDSPHALPHRSLFSPQNALPSPASRPPAAGGDKPLGSSISATSTIEFKNMLKNASRKPSEEKHFGQIPKSSSGEVGSLSGAVKGEPQPPEEHYRIETRVSSSCLDLPDSTEEKGAPIETLGYHNASSRGMSGEPIQTVESIRVLGKGSRGHGREGSRAGWFELSSGGSAFDNGPSGSSELPGMGGFPAPYKEHVPPFPESVNNFRTNNFSSAFEHHLPPPPLAPPPLEHGNPFPRDPVGPPAVPPPAPTKDHGGLFPRDHSVPPRMPSVDHANPFSKETPAPLPLPHGVPPPPSVEHAGVPFPTPPPPPVPGEHAGVPFPAQPPPAGEHGGVPFPAPPPMEHGAGAFPKEHGTMQGTLKEHFGGAQPRDPLPRSRDPAGPGPLPREQLGAARGLGPPAHRDPGGRGSVLLRTPRAEFRPREPFGGRDPFQSLKRPRPPFGRGGAPFFTPKRPFFPPRY; encoded by the exons ATGGCGGCgggcggcggaggcggcggccgggcctcctcgtcctcctcctcttcctcggccgccgccgcctcgtCCGCGGCCGGCGCGCTCGAGGCCTCGCTCGACAGGAAGCTGCAGGCGGTGACCAACACGATGGAGTCGATCCAGGGCCTCTCCTCGTGGTGCCTGGAGAACAAGCGGCACCACAGCACCATCGTGTACCACTGGATGAAGTGGCTGCGCCGCT ctgcttttcctcatCGGCTGAACCTATTTTACTTGGCCAATGATGTCATACAGAACTGCAAGAGGAAAAATGCCATTGTTTTTCGGGACACCTTTGCAGAGGTGCTTCCTGAGGCTGCTTCATTAGTGAA ggatccatctgtttccaaaTCCATCGAAAGAATCTTCAAAATCTGGGAGGACAGAAACGTGTACCCTGAGGAAACCATTTTGGCACTGAAAGAAGCACTGA GTACCACTTTCAAAACTCAGAAGCAGCTGAAAGAGTCTCTGAACAAACCGAATAAGCCGTGGAAGAAATCACAAA CCTCCACCAACCCGAAAGCTGCTCTGAAGTCCAAGATTGTTGCCGAATTCCGA CCCCAGTCCCTCATTGATGAGCTGCTGTTGTACAAACGCTCAGAAGATCAGATAGAGCTGAAGGAGAAGCAGCTTTCCACTATGAGGGTGGATGTCTGCAGCACTGAGACACTCAAGTGCTTGAAAG ATAAAACAGGAGGGAAGAAGTTCTCCAAGGAGTTTGAAGAGGCAAGTTCAAAGCTGGAGGAATTTGTCAACGGCTTGGACAAGCAAGTGAAGAACGGCCCCTCGCTCACCGAGGCGCTGGAGAACGCTGGGATATTCTACGAGGCACAGTACAAAGAAGTCAAGGTGGTGGCAAAT GCCTATAAAACATTTGCTAACCGAGTGAGCAATCTGAAGAAAAAGCTGGACCAGCTGAAAGCAACCCTGCCCGATCccgaggagtctcctgtccctTCTCCCAGCATGGATGCTCCATCTCCAACGGGCTCCGAGTCCCCTTTCCAGGGGATGGGGGAGGAGAACAGCACCCGgtctccagcagctggaggccGCAAGATGGTCTCTCCAGAGCCTGCAACAGATAATCGAGATGTGGAAGACATGGAGCTCTCCGATGTGGAGGATGATACGTCTAAAATCATTG tggaggagaggaaggacaAACAGGCTGCTCCGGCCCCAGCCCCCGCCAAGACCGAGAGCGTCCCCAAAGCGGTGCCATCGGCTGCTGCGGCTGCCACAGCCTCGGGGACGGTGGCCACGCCGGCCCCAGCCCCTCCGACACCCCCGGCTCCAAAGGTGGTGACCACAGCTCCCATCCCTCTGGCACCGGCACTTGCCTTACCCAACCTGGCCAACGTGGACCTGGCCAAGATCAGCTCCATCCTGAGCAGTTTGACGTCGGTGATGAAGAGCACAG GTGTGAGTCCCGCCTCGAGACCTTCGCCAGGGACCCCGACCAGCCCCTCAGCTCTCACCACTGGCCTGAAGACTCCTGTCCTGGGAACCCCGTCTGCTCCTTCGAATCCATTAGCAAATATTCTCTCCAAAGTTGAGATAACTCCGGAAAGCATTTTGTCGGCTCTCTCCAAAACCCAGACTCAGACAGCGCCAGCGCTGCAAG GGCTGTCGTCCTTGCTGCAGAGCGTGGCTGGAAACACCGTTCAGTCAGGAGAACCTGCCTCGCAGAGCACCTCGGCATCGCCAGCCAACACAACTGTGCCGTGCATGAAGGGGAGGAATGTTCCTTCCAATCCGCAGTCCTTTATAGCCAAAAGTTTTGGTTATTCTCCAAACTCAACCACCGCAGAGGTTTCCTCCACTTCAGTCAATAAGGCTCCCGTCGGACATACCCCAGCACTGTCAAGCTCTGGTTTTAAGCCACCAACTAATTCCCTGGGATTTTCCAGTTCCCACCCTACCAGTCCTTCCTCCCTTTTGCCAACAGAAACCTCACTGGCTCAATCCTCCGAAATTCCAAAAGCCAAGCTGGAATCAGAACCCCCTTCTCCCAGCTTGGAGATGAAGATACACAATTTTCTGAAGGGAAACCCTGGCTTCAGTGGCCTGAATTTGAATATTCCCATCCTCAGCAGCTTGGGGTCCAGCATGGCAACGGAGAGTCACACCTCTGACTTCCAGCGTGGTCCCGCCAGCACTTCCTTGGACAATGTGGACGGGACACCAGTGCGTGACGAGCGCAGTGGGACGCCCACCCAGGACGAGATGATGGACAAGCCAACGTCGAGCAATGTCGACACGATCTCCCTGCTGTCGAAAATCATGAGCCCCGGTTCTTCAACTCCCAGCAGCACAAGGTCGCCTCTGCAGGGCCGGGATGATGGATATTCCCAAGAACTTCCCAGTTCCGTGCATGGCTACCGGCCCTTCGGCCTTGGCAGAGAGTCCCCGGCCAGCCTGTACAAGCCACCTGTGGACAGCAGGGAGATGCCCTCCTCCTTGATGGACTCCTCCCAGGAGAAGTTTTACCCAGATACATCTTTCCAAGAAGACGAGGATTACCGTGACTTTGACTACTCTGGGCCGCCGCCCTCGGCCATGCTGAACCTGGAGAAGAAGCCGGTCAAGTCTATCCTGAAATCGAGTAAACTCCCTGATTCTGCGGAGTACCAGCCAGTGCTGTCCAGCTACGGTCAGCGGTCGCAGGAGTTCGGCGTGAAGCCGTCCTTCCCCCCGGCCATGAGGTCTATCCTGGATCAGAGCGAGAGCTGCGACCCGCTGGCCTCATCCCCAGGGATGTTTGGGAGCTACGGCCGCAGGGGAAAGGACTCGGCCTCGGACGGGTCCCCGTCGCCCAGCAAGAACGATGTGTTCTTCACGCCGGACTCCAACCACAGCGCCCTGCCCAAGCCCGGCCTCCCGCAGAAGCAATACTCGGACTCGCCCCACGCGCTTCCCCACCGCTCGCTCTTCTCTCCCCAAAACGCCCTCCCCAGCCCCGCCAGCCGACCACCCGCGGCGGGCGGGGACAAACCCTTGGGTTCCTCCATCTCCGCCACCTCCACCATTGAGTTCAAGAACATGCTCAAAAACGCCTCCCGGAAGCCCTCCGAGGAGAAGCATTTTGGGCAGATTCCCAAAAGCAGCTCCGGCGAGGTGGGGAGCTTGTCCGGGGCTGTGAAGGGCGAGCCGCAGCCGCCGGAGGAGCACTACCGCATCGAGACCCGcgtctcctcctcctgcctggacCTGCCCGACAGCACCGAGGAGAAGGGGGCCCCCATCGAGACGCTGGGCTACCACAACGCCTCGAGCCGGGGCATGTCGGGGGAGCCGATCCAGACCGTGGAGTCCATCCGCGTGCTGGGCAAGGGCAGCCGGGGCCACGGGCGCGAGGGGAGCCGGGCGGGCTGGTTCGAGCTGAGCAGCGGCGGGAGCGCCTTCGACAACGGGCCCTCGGGCTCCTCGGAGCTGCCCGGCATGGGCGGCTTCCCGGCGCCCTACAAGGAGCACGTGCCGCCCTTCCCGGAGAGCGTCAACAACTTCCGAACGAACAACTTCAGCTCCGCCTTCGAGCACCacctgccgccgccgcccctcGCGCCGCCTCCCCTGGAGCACGGGAACCCCTTCCCACGGGACCCGGTGGGGCCGCCCGCCGTGCCCCCGCCCGCTCCCACCAAGGACCACGGCGGCCTCTTCCCGAGGGATCACTCGGTCCCTCCCCGCATGCCGTCGGTGGATCACGCCAACCCCTTCTCCAAGGAAACGCCCGCGCCGCTCCCGCTGCCCCACGGcgtccccccgcccccctcGGTGGAGCACGCGGGGGTCCCGTTCCCcacgcccccgccgcccccggtgCCCGGGGAGCACGCCGGGGTCCCCTTCCCCGCGCAGCCGCCGCCGGCCGGGGAACACGGCGGGGTCCCCTTCCCCGCGCCACCCCCAATGGAGCACGGCGCCGGCGCCTTCCCCAAGGAGCACGGTACGATGCAAGGGACGCTGAAGGAGCACTTCGGGGGAGCGCAGCCGCGGGACCCCCTGCCCCGCTCGCGAGaccccgcggggcccggcccccTGCCCCGGGAGCAGCTGGGGGCCGCGCGCGGGCTGGGCCCCcccgcccaccgggaccccgGGGGCCGCGGCTCCGTCCTGCTCCGCACGCCCCGCGCCGAGTTCCGCCCGCGGGAGCCCTTCGGCGGCAGAGACCCCTTCCAGAGCCTGAAGCGGCCGCGGCCACCCTTCGGAAGAGGGGGGGCCCCCTTCTTCACCCCTAAGCGCCCCTTCTTTCCTCCCCGGTACTGA
- the RPRD2 gene encoding regulation of nuclear pre-mRNA domain-containing protein 2 isoform X2, with protein MAAGGGGGGRASSSSSSSSAAAASSAAGALEASLDRKLQAVTNTMESIQGLSSWCLENKRHHSTIVYHWMKWLRRSAFPHRLNLFYLANDVIQNCKRKNAIVFRDTFAEVLPEAASLVKDPSVSKSIERIFKIWEDRNVYPEETILALKEALTSTNPKAALKSKIVAEFRPQSLIDELLLYKRSEDQIELKEKQLSTMRVDVCSTETLKCLKDKTGGKKFSKEFEEASSKLEEFVNGLDKQVKNGPSLTEALENAGIFYEAQYKEVKVVANAYKTFANRVSNLKKKLDQLKATLPDPEESPVPSPSMDAPSPTGSESPFQGMGEENSTRSPAAGGRKMVSPEPATDNRDVEDMELSDVEDDTSKIIVEERKDKQAAPAPAPAKTESVPKAVPSAAAAATASGTVATPAPAPPTPPAPKVVTTAPIPLAPALALPNLANVDLAKISSILSSLTSVMKSTGVSPASRPSPGTPTSPSALTTGLKTPVLGTPSAPSNPLANILSKVEITPESILSALSKTQTQTAPALQGLSSLLQSVAGNTVQSGEPASQSTSASPANTTVPCMKGRNVPSNPQSFIAKSFGYSPNSTTAEVSSTSVNKAPVGHTPALSSSGFKPPTNSLGFSSSHPTSPSSLLPTETSLAQSSEIPKAKLESEPPSPSLEMKIHNFLKGNPGFSGLNLNIPILSSLGSSMATESHTSDFQRGPASTSLDNVDGTPVRDERSGTPTQDEMMDKPTSSNVDTISLLSKIMSPGSSTPSSTRSPLQGRDDGYSQELPSSVHGYRPFGLGRESPASLYKPPVDSREMPSSLMDSSQEKFYPDTSFQEDEDYRDFDYSGPPPSAMLNLEKKPVKSILKSSKLPDSAEYQPVLSSYGQRSQEFGVKPSFPPAMRSILDQSESCDPLASSPGMFGSYGRRGKDSASDGSPSPSKNDVFFTPDSNHSALPKPGLPQKQYSDSPHALPHRSLFSPQNALPSPASRPPAAGGDKPLGSSISATSTIEFKNMLKNASRKPSEEKHFGQIPKSSSGEVGSLSGAVKGEPQPPEEHYRIETRVSSSCLDLPDSTEEKGAPIETLGYHNASSRGMSGEPIQTVESIRVLGKGSRGHGREGSRAGWFELSSGGSAFDNGPSGSSELPGMGGFPAPYKEHVPPFPESVNNFRTNNFSSAFEHHLPPPPLAPPPLEHGNPFPRDPVGPPAVPPPAPTKDHGGLFPRDHSVPPRMPSVDHANPFSKETPAPLPLPHGVPPPPSVEHAGVPFPTPPPPPVPGEHAGVPFPAQPPPAGEHGGVPFPAPPPMEHGAGAFPKEHGTMQGTLKEHFGGAQPRDPLPRSRDPAGPGPLPREQLGAARGLGPPAHRDPGGRGSVLLRTPRAEFRPREPFGGRDPFQSLKRPRPPFGRGGAPFFTPKRPFFPPRY; from the exons ATGGCGGCgggcggcggaggcggcggccgggcctcctcgtcctcctcctcttcctcggccgccgccgcctcgtCCGCGGCCGGCGCGCTCGAGGCCTCGCTCGACAGGAAGCTGCAGGCGGTGACCAACACGATGGAGTCGATCCAGGGCCTCTCCTCGTGGTGCCTGGAGAACAAGCGGCACCACAGCACCATCGTGTACCACTGGATGAAGTGGCTGCGCCGCT ctgcttttcctcatCGGCTGAACCTATTTTACTTGGCCAATGATGTCATACAGAACTGCAAGAGGAAAAATGCCATTGTTTTTCGGGACACCTTTGCAGAGGTGCTTCCTGAGGCTGCTTCATTAGTGAA ggatccatctgtttccaaaTCCATCGAAAGAATCTTCAAAATCTGGGAGGACAGAAACGTGTACCCTGAGGAAACCATTTTGGCACTGAAAGAAGCACTGA CCTCCACCAACCCGAAAGCTGCTCTGAAGTCCAAGATTGTTGCCGAATTCCGA CCCCAGTCCCTCATTGATGAGCTGCTGTTGTACAAACGCTCAGAAGATCAGATAGAGCTGAAGGAGAAGCAGCTTTCCACTATGAGGGTGGATGTCTGCAGCACTGAGACACTCAAGTGCTTGAAAG ATAAAACAGGAGGGAAGAAGTTCTCCAAGGAGTTTGAAGAGGCAAGTTCAAAGCTGGAGGAATTTGTCAACGGCTTGGACAAGCAAGTGAAGAACGGCCCCTCGCTCACCGAGGCGCTGGAGAACGCTGGGATATTCTACGAGGCACAGTACAAAGAAGTCAAGGTGGTGGCAAAT GCCTATAAAACATTTGCTAACCGAGTGAGCAATCTGAAGAAAAAGCTGGACCAGCTGAAAGCAACCCTGCCCGATCccgaggagtctcctgtccctTCTCCCAGCATGGATGCTCCATCTCCAACGGGCTCCGAGTCCCCTTTCCAGGGGATGGGGGAGGAGAACAGCACCCGgtctccagcagctggaggccGCAAGATGGTCTCTCCAGAGCCTGCAACAGATAATCGAGATGTGGAAGACATGGAGCTCTCCGATGTGGAGGATGATACGTCTAAAATCATTG tggaggagaggaaggacaAACAGGCTGCTCCGGCCCCAGCCCCCGCCAAGACCGAGAGCGTCCCCAAAGCGGTGCCATCGGCTGCTGCGGCTGCCACAGCCTCGGGGACGGTGGCCACGCCGGCCCCAGCCCCTCCGACACCCCCGGCTCCAAAGGTGGTGACCACAGCTCCCATCCCTCTGGCACCGGCACTTGCCTTACCCAACCTGGCCAACGTGGACCTGGCCAAGATCAGCTCCATCCTGAGCAGTTTGACGTCGGTGATGAAGAGCACAG GTGTGAGTCCCGCCTCGAGACCTTCGCCAGGGACCCCGACCAGCCCCTCAGCTCTCACCACTGGCCTGAAGACTCCTGTCCTGGGAACCCCGTCTGCTCCTTCGAATCCATTAGCAAATATTCTCTCCAAAGTTGAGATAACTCCGGAAAGCATTTTGTCGGCTCTCTCCAAAACCCAGACTCAGACAGCGCCAGCGCTGCAAG GGCTGTCGTCCTTGCTGCAGAGCGTGGCTGGAAACACCGTTCAGTCAGGAGAACCTGCCTCGCAGAGCACCTCGGCATCGCCAGCCAACACAACTGTGCCGTGCATGAAGGGGAGGAATGTTCCTTCCAATCCGCAGTCCTTTATAGCCAAAAGTTTTGGTTATTCTCCAAACTCAACCACCGCAGAGGTTTCCTCCACTTCAGTCAATAAGGCTCCCGTCGGACATACCCCAGCACTGTCAAGCTCTGGTTTTAAGCCACCAACTAATTCCCTGGGATTTTCCAGTTCCCACCCTACCAGTCCTTCCTCCCTTTTGCCAACAGAAACCTCACTGGCTCAATCCTCCGAAATTCCAAAAGCCAAGCTGGAATCAGAACCCCCTTCTCCCAGCTTGGAGATGAAGATACACAATTTTCTGAAGGGAAACCCTGGCTTCAGTGGCCTGAATTTGAATATTCCCATCCTCAGCAGCTTGGGGTCCAGCATGGCAACGGAGAGTCACACCTCTGACTTCCAGCGTGGTCCCGCCAGCACTTCCTTGGACAATGTGGACGGGACACCAGTGCGTGACGAGCGCAGTGGGACGCCCACCCAGGACGAGATGATGGACAAGCCAACGTCGAGCAATGTCGACACGATCTCCCTGCTGTCGAAAATCATGAGCCCCGGTTCTTCAACTCCCAGCAGCACAAGGTCGCCTCTGCAGGGCCGGGATGATGGATATTCCCAAGAACTTCCCAGTTCCGTGCATGGCTACCGGCCCTTCGGCCTTGGCAGAGAGTCCCCGGCCAGCCTGTACAAGCCACCTGTGGACAGCAGGGAGATGCCCTCCTCCTTGATGGACTCCTCCCAGGAGAAGTTTTACCCAGATACATCTTTCCAAGAAGACGAGGATTACCGTGACTTTGACTACTCTGGGCCGCCGCCCTCGGCCATGCTGAACCTGGAGAAGAAGCCGGTCAAGTCTATCCTGAAATCGAGTAAACTCCCTGATTCTGCGGAGTACCAGCCAGTGCTGTCCAGCTACGGTCAGCGGTCGCAGGAGTTCGGCGTGAAGCCGTCCTTCCCCCCGGCCATGAGGTCTATCCTGGATCAGAGCGAGAGCTGCGACCCGCTGGCCTCATCCCCAGGGATGTTTGGGAGCTACGGCCGCAGGGGAAAGGACTCGGCCTCGGACGGGTCCCCGTCGCCCAGCAAGAACGATGTGTTCTTCACGCCGGACTCCAACCACAGCGCCCTGCCCAAGCCCGGCCTCCCGCAGAAGCAATACTCGGACTCGCCCCACGCGCTTCCCCACCGCTCGCTCTTCTCTCCCCAAAACGCCCTCCCCAGCCCCGCCAGCCGACCACCCGCGGCGGGCGGGGACAAACCCTTGGGTTCCTCCATCTCCGCCACCTCCACCATTGAGTTCAAGAACATGCTCAAAAACGCCTCCCGGAAGCCCTCCGAGGAGAAGCATTTTGGGCAGATTCCCAAAAGCAGCTCCGGCGAGGTGGGGAGCTTGTCCGGGGCTGTGAAGGGCGAGCCGCAGCCGCCGGAGGAGCACTACCGCATCGAGACCCGcgtctcctcctcctgcctggacCTGCCCGACAGCACCGAGGAGAAGGGGGCCCCCATCGAGACGCTGGGCTACCACAACGCCTCGAGCCGGGGCATGTCGGGGGAGCCGATCCAGACCGTGGAGTCCATCCGCGTGCTGGGCAAGGGCAGCCGGGGCCACGGGCGCGAGGGGAGCCGGGCGGGCTGGTTCGAGCTGAGCAGCGGCGGGAGCGCCTTCGACAACGGGCCCTCGGGCTCCTCGGAGCTGCCCGGCATGGGCGGCTTCCCGGCGCCCTACAAGGAGCACGTGCCGCCCTTCCCGGAGAGCGTCAACAACTTCCGAACGAACAACTTCAGCTCCGCCTTCGAGCACCacctgccgccgccgcccctcGCGCCGCCTCCCCTGGAGCACGGGAACCCCTTCCCACGGGACCCGGTGGGGCCGCCCGCCGTGCCCCCGCCCGCTCCCACCAAGGACCACGGCGGCCTCTTCCCGAGGGATCACTCGGTCCCTCCCCGCATGCCGTCGGTGGATCACGCCAACCCCTTCTCCAAGGAAACGCCCGCGCCGCTCCCGCTGCCCCACGGcgtccccccgcccccctcGGTGGAGCACGCGGGGGTCCCGTTCCCcacgcccccgccgcccccggtgCCCGGGGAGCACGCCGGGGTCCCCTTCCCCGCGCAGCCGCCGCCGGCCGGGGAACACGGCGGGGTCCCCTTCCCCGCGCCACCCCCAATGGAGCACGGCGCCGGCGCCTTCCCCAAGGAGCACGGTACGATGCAAGGGACGCTGAAGGAGCACTTCGGGGGAGCGCAGCCGCGGGACCCCCTGCCCCGCTCGCGAGaccccgcggggcccggcccccTGCCCCGGGAGCAGCTGGGGGCCGCGCGCGGGCTGGGCCCCcccgcccaccgggaccccgGGGGCCGCGGCTCCGTCCTGCTCCGCACGCCCCGCGCCGAGTTCCGCCCGCGGGAGCCCTTCGGCGGCAGAGACCCCTTCCAGAGCCTGAAGCGGCCGCGGCCACCCTTCGGAAGAGGGGGGGCCCCCTTCTTCACCCCTAAGCGCCCCTTCTTTCCTCCCCGGTACTGA
- the TARS2 gene encoding threonine--tRNA ligase, mitochondrial has protein sequence MSVRAGSRLLLAGAPRRHRVSGPDPERLRLFQRLRAAAAERWDGDGDGAGGGRLPPGTPIRIALPGGRRLPGRALQTTPFQVATELGAGLAEVALVARVNGTLQDLDRPLECDSDLELLDFSTPEGREAFWRSSACVLGAVAEQFFGATLCSTRATEDGFFCDVHMGSRTVQSAELPALEEACATFARARHRFERLEATRQQLAELLQHNAFQLQQLEEVTSPTATVYRCGPLLQLCHGPLLRHTGLIGALRVLTSSAVLWGGAGGQSLQRVAAVAFPSAQDLEQWQRAQDEAAQRDHRRIGKDQELFFFHKFSPGSCFFLPRGAHVYNTLVEFIRSEYRARGFSEVVTPNLFSPRLWELSGHWQHYSPHIFSVPATPETLSLKPMNCPAHCLMFAHRPRSWRELPLRLADFGVLHRNEPPGTLTGLTRVRRFQQDDAHIFCTLEQLESEIDSSLDFIRTVYAVLGFSFRLALATRPDGFLGDPAAWDRAEQQLEQSLQNFGQPWELSPGDGAFYGPKIDIRIRDALGRHHQCGTIQLDFQMPERFELEYASPSGSPARPVLIHRAVLGSVERMVAVLAESYGGRWPLWLSPLQAMVIPQTPEVEDYAREVQAVLRRGGLLADLDGDPGTTLARKIRRAQLTHYNFQLVVGRREREHGTVSVRTRENRQLGELGLPRVLQRLQELRDGRVPDAEQRF, from the exons ATGTCCGTGCGCGCCGGTTCGCGGCTGCTGCTGGCGGGAGCCCCGCGGCGACACCGG GTGTCCGGGCCGGATCCCGAGCGCCTCCGGCTCTTCCAGCGgctgcgggcggcggcggcggagcggtgggatggggacggggatggggccgggggcggccgcCTCCCGCCGGGGACCCCGATCCGCATCGCGCTGCCCGGCGGGCGCCGCCTGCCCGGCCGGGCCCTGCAAACCACCCCGTTCCAGGTGGCCACGGAGCTCGG GGCTGGCCTGGCCGAGGTGGCGCTGGTGGCCCGGGTGAACGGGACCCTCCAGGACCTGGACCGGCCGCTGGAATGTGACAGCGACTTGGAGCTGCTCGACTTCTCCACGCCCGAGGGGCGGGAG gCTTTCTGGCGCTCCAGCGCCTGCGTCCTGGGGGCGGTGGCAGAGCAGTTTTTCGGGGCGACGCTTTGCAGCACCCGCGCCACCGAGGACGGCTTCTTCTGCGACGTGCACATGGGCAGCAG GACAGTGCAGAGCGCGGAGCTGCCGGCGCTGGAGGAGGCCTGTGCCACGTTCGCCCGTGCCCGGCACCGCTTCGAGCGCCTCGAGGCCACCCGCCAgcagctggctgagctgctccag CACAACgccttccagctgcagcagctcgaGGAGGTGACATCCCCTACGGCCACAGTCTATAG GTGCGgccccctgctccagctgtgccacgGGCCCCTCCTCCGGCACACGGGGCTGATCGGAGCCCTGCGGGTGCTCACG AGCTCGGCCGTGCTGTGGGGGGGAGCTGGGGGCCAGTCACTCCAGCGTGTGGCCGCCGTGGCCTTCCCCAGCGCCCAGGACCTGGAGCAGTGGCAGCGGGCACAGGACGAGGCGGCTCAGCGGGACCACCGCCGCATCGGGAAG gatcAGGAGCTCTTCTTCTTCCACAAGTtcagccctggcagctgcttcttcctGCCCCGCGGCGCCCACGTCTACAACACCCTCGTGGAGTTCATCCGG agCGAGTACCGGGCGAGGGGCTTCAGCGAGGTGGTGACCCCCAACCTGTTCAGCCCCCGGCTCTGGGAGCTCTCGGGGCACTGGCAGCACTACAGCCCCCACATCTTCTCCGTCCCTGCCACCCCCGAGACCCTCTCCCTCAAACCCATGAACTGCCCAGCCCACTG CCTGATGTTCGCCCACCGGCCGCGCTCCTGGCGGGAGCTGCCCCTGCGCCTGGCGGATTTCGGGGTCCTGCACCGCAACGAGCCCCCCGGCACCCTGACGGGGCTGACGCGGGTCCGGCGCTTCCAGCAGGACGATGCCCACATTTTCTGCACGCTGGAGCAG ctggagagCGAGATTGATTCCTCCCTGGATTTCATCCGGACCGTTTACGCCGTCCTGGGCTTCTCCTTCCGCCTGGCCCTGGCCACCCGTCCCGACGGATTCCTGGGGGACCCTGCAGCTTGGGATCGTGCAGAGCAG cagctggagcagagcctgcaaAATTTcgggcagccctgggagctgagTCCGGGGGACGGCGCCTTTTATGGGCCCAAG ATTGATATCCGGATCCGGGATGCTCTGGGGAGGCACCACCAGTGTGGCACCATCCAGCTGGATTTCCAGATGCCCGAGAGATTCGAGCTGGAATACGCCAG ccccagcgggAGCCCGGCGCGGCCGGTGCTGATCCATCGGGCCGTGCTGGGCTCCGTGGAGCGCATGGTGGCCGTGCTGGCCGAGAGCTACGGCGGGCGATG GCCgctctggctgtccccactGCAGGCCATGGTCATCCCACAGACCCCCGAGGTCGAGGACTATGCCCGGGAG GTGCAGGCGGTGCTGAGGAGGGGGGGCCTCCTGGCCGACCTGGATGGGGACCCTGGGACCACCCTGGCACGGAAGATCCGCCGGGCCCAACTCACCCACTACAACTTCCAGTTGG TGGtggggcggcgggagcgggagcACGGCACCGTCAGCGTCCGGACCCGGGAGAACCGGCAGCTcggggagctggggctgccccgggTGCTGCAGcggctgcaggagctcagggaCGGCCGCGTCCCCGACGCCGAGCAGCGCTtctga